A DNA window from Camelina sativa cultivar DH55 chromosome 17, Cs, whole genome shotgun sequence contains the following coding sequences:
- the LOC104759332 gene encoding dof zinc finger protein DOF1.2-like: MLPYIGHNSYQQHQFPSPEMEIIPEEKWKLSYGQEVTAPACPRCASSNTKFCYYNNYSLSQPRYFCKGCRRYWTKGGSLRNIPVGGGCRKRSRSRHNSHKRFGRNENRPDGLINQDDGIQSSPAGSDIDLAAVFAQYVTDXFLTSTFTQSHIY, encoded by the coding sequence ATGTTGCCGTACATTGGACACAACAGCTACCAGCAGCACCAGTTTCCATCACCGGAGATGGAAATAATTCCGGAGGAGAAGTGGAAGCTTTCCTATGGGCAAGAGGTTACTGCTCCGGCTTGTCCTCGTTGTGCATCGTCCAACACCAAGTTTTGTTATTACAACAACTACAGCTTGTCTCAGCCTAGATACTTCTGCAAAGGTTGCCGTCGTTACTGGACCAAGGGAGGTTCTCTCCGCAACATTCCTGTAGGTGGAGGCTGTCGCAAGAGAAGCCGCAGCAGACACAACAGTCACAAAAGGTTTGGTCGGAACGAGAATCGACCTGATGGTCTTATTAACCAAGATGATGGAATTCAGTCCAGCCCTGCCGGTTCTGATATTGATTTGGCTGCGGTTTTCGCACAGTACGTGACTGATCNCTTCCTCACCTCTACGTTCACACAATCCCATATATATTAG
- the LOC104756494 gene encoding dof zinc finger protein DOF1.2-like: MLPYIGHNSYQQHQFPSPEMEIIPEEKWKLSYGQEVTAPACPRCASSNTKFCYYNNYSLSQPRYFCKGCRRYWTKGGSLRNIPVGGGCRKRSRSRHNSHKRFGRNENRPDGLINQDDGIQSSPAGSDIDLAAVFAQYVTDRSPSSTDNTTGSDQDSPVTTTTNALDSLSWDICQETDVDLGFYGEFNHLSQKTEEDQRGFGQFLQEDREEIFEFQGLLDDKEIQEILECSF, encoded by the coding sequence ATGTTGCCGTACATTGGACACAACAGCTACCAGCAGCACCAGTTTCCATCACCGGAGATGGAAATAATTCCGGAGGAGAAGTGGAAGCTTTCCTATGGGCAAGAGGTTACTGCTCCGGCTTGTCCTCGTTGTGCATCGTCCAACACCAAGTTTTGTTATTACAACAACTACAGCTTGTCTCAGCCTAGATACTTCTGCAAAGGTTGCCGTCGTTACTGGACCAAGGGAGGTTCTCTCCGCAACATTCCTGTAGGTGGAGGCTGTCGCAAGAGAAGCCGCAGCAGACACAACAGTCACAAAAGGTTTGGTCGGAACGAGAATCGACCTGATGGTCTTATTAACCAAGATGATGGAATTCAGTCCAGCCCTGCCGGTTCTGATATTGATTTGGCTGCGGTTTTCGCACAGTACGTGACTGATCGTAGCCCTTCTAGTACAGATAATACTACTGGATCCGATCAAGATTCACCGGTAACAACAACCACTAATGCTTTAGATTCCTTGAGCTGGGATATCTGCCAAGAAACCGATGTGGATCTTGGATTCTACGGGGAATTCAATCATCTATCCCAGAAGACCGAAGAAGATCAACGAGGTTTTGGTCAGTTTCTCCAAGAAGATCGAGAGGAGATCTTCGAGTTCCAGGGTTTACTCGATGACAAAGAGATTCAAGAGATCCTGGAATGCTCATTCTAA
- the LOC104756492 gene encoding uncharacterized protein LOC104756492, with the protein MAASTAVTYGASYLLPSRTSTLAISSRRLSSFSLSKRLDLSYLRGRVKVNAPSPRRVVVRAARIESGGVKLGARAPNFELTEPLTGNVWKLEDFELYPSLLVMFICNHCPFVIHLKKYIVKLCNFYMEKGLAVVAISSNSVVTHPQDGPEFMAEDAKVFKYPFPYLYDESQEVAREFGAVCTPEFFLYKKDGRRPFELVYHGQFDDSRPSNSIPVTGRDLSLAIDLALSCQPIPSNQKPSVGCSIKWHPETES; encoded by the exons ATGGCTGCCTCCACCGCCGTGACTTACGGAGCTTCATACCTGCTTCCTTCACGAACCTCCACATTAGCGATATCTTCCCGGAGGTTATCTTCATTCTCGCTGTCGAAACGGTTAGACCTCAGCTATCTGCGGGGGAGAGTCAAAGTCAATGCACCATCGCCAAGGCGCGTCGTGGTTCGTGCCGCCAGAATTGAGTCAGGCGGAGTAAAATTAGGAGCTAGGGCTCCCAATTTTGAG CTTACGGAGCCGCTCACTGGAAACGTATGGAAATTAGAAGATTTTGAACTGTACCCATCTCTACTG GTTATGTTCATCTGCAATCATTGCCCGTTTGTGATTCACTTGAAGAAATACATTGTAAAGCTTTGTAATTTCTATATGGAG AAAGGTCTTGCTGTTGTTGCTATATCTTCAAATTCTGTTGTAACTCATCCTCag GATGGGCCTGAGTTCATGGCAGAGGATGCAAAAGTTTTCAAGTACCCATTTCCTTACTTGTATGATGAG TCACAAGAGGTTGCTAGAGAATTTGGAGCTGTTTGTACCCCCGAGTTTTTCTTATATAAGAAG GATGGTCGTAGACCATTTGAGCTGGTCTATCATGGTCAGTTTGATGATTCCCGGCCAAGCAATAGCATACCTGTAACTGGGAG GGATCTAAGCCTTGCGATTGATCTTGCCCTTAGCTGTCAACCAATACCGTCAAATCAAAAGCCAAG TGTTGGTTGCAGCATAAAGTGGCACCCAGAAACAGAGTCGTGA
- the LOC109130120 gene encoding uncharacterized protein LOC109130120, with protein MFMLIGVYLYESLYKQIPTSDMAQIWLMESGLLPAEKAKKVLEKKLQNGGKFSSPTKSAASTPRSNNKSVPAKKETKKSPSEALSDKKKGTVSKPATKKRKNSDDVCDDDSGDDFVASRVSKKPRAK; from the exons ATGTTCATGTTAATCGGCGTGTATTTGTACGAGTCACTTTACAAGCAAATTCCCACTAGCGATATGGCTCAGATTTG GTTGATGGAGTCTGGTTTGCTTCCAGctgaaaaagcaaagaaagttCTTGAGAAGAAACTGCAAAATGGTGGAAAGTTCAGTTCTCCTACAAAATCTGCAGCTTCTACTCCGAGAAGCAACAACAAATCAGTGCCCGCGAAGAAGGAGACAAAAAAATCACCTTCTGAAGCTTTGTCAGACAAAAAGAAGGGAACTGTTTCGAAACCAGCcacgaagaagaggaagaactcTGATGATGTTTGTGATGACGACTCAGGTGATGATTTTGTGGCTAGCAGAGTCTCTAAAAAACCTAGAGCCAAGTAA